The Thermasporomyces composti region TCGGTCGTCTTCGATGAGCGCGCCCCGCACGTCGACCTTCGGCGTGGCGTGACCAGCCTCGGCCTGGAGTGCCGCACGGAACGTCGCTGGGTCGCTGTGGGAGAGCAGACCCATGATCTCGGCGGCGATCTCGTGGATGCGGTTGTAGCGGGCGACGGCGTAGTGGTCCGCCTCGTAGGTGAGGCCGTTGCGTGCCAACGCCCCGAGCTCGACCGCGAGTGCGTGGAGTCGTCGACCCGGCTCGGATGCCGTCTCGTCGGGTGGGGTGTCGGTCTCGGTGTCCGGCCTCATGGCGCCCAGGGTACGGGTCCTCTCACTTGCGGACCCGCATCCGGTAGCAGGCCGTGATGTAGGGCATGACCAACCCCTCCGGCTGCCGCGCCGTCTCGTCGTAGAGGTCCCCGACCTGCTTGAGGACATCCTCGCGCTCGGCCGGGGGGAGCGAGGCGACCGACGAGCGGGACGCCACCATCTGGAGCAGGCCTTCGCGGTTCACGGGCTGCCAGAGCCGGAAGCCGGCGTACTCCGGGGGCGTGAACAGCCGACTCCACTCGAGCTTCTCGATCAGGTCTTCGGCTTGCCGCGCCTCGAGGCGCTCCGCAGCGGCCAGCAGGCTGGACAGCTGGCGAACCCAGGGCACCGACTCGTCGCGGTAGTTCCACAGCAGCCCCAGGATGCCGCCGGGGCGGAGGACGCGGGCGATCTCGGCGAGCGCGGCGTCGGTGTCGAACCAGTGGAAGGCGTGCGCGACCACGACGGCGTCCGCGGAGCCGTCCGCCAGGGGGATCTGCTCGGCGACCGCCTGCACGGGTGTGGCCTCCGGGACGTTGCGAATCAGTCGGAGGAGCAGCGGCGCGGACGGCTCCACCGCGATGACCCGGTGGCCTTCGGCGGCCAGGACGGCGGTCATCTTGCCGGTGCCGGCCGCGAGCTCGACGACGGTCGGCGGGGGTGGTGGGGGAGGAGGTGGCGTGGTGGGGTAGCCGATGGCCGGATCCGGCGCCGCGTACGAGGGATCCGGCGTGACGGCGTAGGAGTCGAACGCGGACACGTCGTAGGGAGGGATCGGCTCCGGGAGCAGGTCGGCCAGCAGCCAGCGCACCGCGTCACGCGGGTAGCCGGGGCGGCTCTGCTCGTAGACGTCGGCGACGGAGCCGAACGACCGGCTCCGAAACCGCCGCACCGACTCTTCCATGGTGGTCGCGATGCTACGCCAAGAGGCGAGGTGAGGGGCCTTTCGACCGGTGCAAACCGGCGCCGTGTGCTGTGCCCGTAGGCGCGCCTACCTCCTCGACGCCGGGTGGCTCGCGACACCCATGGTCGCCGCCACCCGGCTGCTCGGCGGAGAAGCCCGGCACAGGACTCCGCTGCTAGCGCTGCGTCGATCGGCCGACTACACCCGGTGCTTGCCCTTCGTCCGCAGACTGGAGGCGCTCGCAGACGAGAGGCGCCCCCCGGGCGAGGAGCGCCTCCCGGTCAGGTCACGCGGGTTACCAGGCGTGCAACCCATGACTCACGTCGCCCCAGGCGAGCCTGGAGACGACCGCCCTTTGCGATGGGCCCGTCGCCGCGTGGGTACCCGCGTGACGTTTCCGTCTCGTGGTCGTGGAAGGTCGTCCGAGCCTCCACCACCGCGGACGTATGTCGTTCTACGACCTTTCTACGACGCCCTGCACCCGAAGGAAAGGGACTGACCAAGATCTTTACCCTTTTCCAGGACCGCGGAGCGGGCCGCCTGCGCGAGTGCCGCCGCGTCGTCCGCGCTCGAGCTCGTCGAACGACCGCGGCGGACCGCCCACACCAACGCGACGACGACGCCGAGCGCCGCGGCGGTGAGGACCGGACGATTGACCGAGAGGCGTCGGCGCCGGGGCACCACCATGGGCTGGCTGAACTTCAGCACCGGCCATCCGCGTTCCTTCGCCACCCGCCGCAGCGCGCGATCAGGATTGACGGCGAAAGGATGCCCCACGGCCTCGAGCATGGGCAGGTCGGTGGCTGAGTCAGAGTACGCATAGCACTCACTCAGGTCATAATCGCGCTGGCGCGCGAGCTCGCGAATTCCAACCACCTTGTTGGGGCCGTAGCAATAGAAATCGATATCCCCGGTATAGCGCCCGTCCGCGACTTCCATCCGGGTGGCTATCACATGATCCGCGCCGAGCATGGCCCCGATCGGTTCGACCACTTCTTGGCCGGAGGAGGAGACGATCACCACGTCGCGACCCGCCGCTTGGTGCTCCTTGATGAGCGCGACGGCTTCGGCGTAGACGAGCGGTTCGACGACGTGGCGAAGGGTCGCGGCGACGATGTCCTTCACCAGCTGGACGTCCCAGCCCGTGACCAGCTTGGACAGGTACGCGCGGATCCGCTCCATCTGGTCGTGGTCCGCTCCGGCCAGCAAGTAGACCGACTGCGCATAGACCGAGCGCAGCACCGCACGCTTGTTGATCAAGCCCTCTCGGTAGAACGGCCGACTGAACGCGAGCGTGCTCGAGCGGGCGAGGATCGTCTTGTCGAGGTCGA contains the following coding sequences:
- a CDS encoding class I SAM-dependent methyltransferase — translated: MEESVRRFRSRSFGSVADVYEQSRPGYPRDAVRWLLADLLPEPIPPYDVSAFDSYAVTPDPSYAAPDPAIGYPTTPPPPPPPPPTVVELAAGTGKMTAVLAAEGHRVIAVEPSAPLLLRLIRNVPEATPVQAVAEQIPLADGSADAVVVAHAFHWFDTDAALAEIARVLRPGGILGLLWNYRDESVPWVRQLSSLLAAAERLEARQAEDLIEKLEWSRLFTPPEYAGFRLWQPVNREGLLQMVASRSSVASLPPAEREDVLKQVGDLYDETARQPEGLVMPYITACYRMRVRK
- a CDS encoding HAD family hydrolase, which translates into the protein MSRDDARLARPDEQRTPSAHPEPDGSLARHQPPTHREPTHREHTIGEHAVEQPSSNVRTSAAFFDLDKTILARSSTLAFSRPFYREGLINKRAVLRSVYAQSVYLLAGADHDQMERIRAYLSKLVTGWDVQLVKDIVAATLRHVVEPLVYAEAVALIKEHQAAGRDVVIVSSSGQEVVEPIGAMLGADHVIATRMEVADGRYTGDIDFYCYGPNKVVGIRELARQRDYDLSECYAYSDSATDLPMLEAVGHPFAVNPDRALRRVAKERGWPVLKFSQPMVVPRRRRLSVNRPVLTAAALGVVVALVWAVRRGRSTSSSADDAAALAQAARSAVLEKGKDLGQSLSFGCRAS